The sequence CATTATTGCAAGCCACGACCATTTCTAGATCCCCTCGGATCGTCCCTACCAACTTATCGTCTGCCACTAACTTCATTGTTGGGAATTTTGTGCAAATGGCCGCTAGCAGGTGGTTGATGGTTCTCCTCCCAAGGATGACATTGTAAGTCGTGGAATCCTTAAGGACCACGAACTCGGCCATGGCGGACTTCCTACTTGTGCCGGAATCGATGCAGATCGACAGGGCGACGGAGCCGTCTAGTTTGATGTAGTTATCGCCTAATCCCACGACTCTGTGGCGGTGGTTCTTGAGGTCGTTTCTTTGAATTCCAGAGCGTTGAACACATTTTGAAACATAATGTTCGAATCTACCCTTATGTCAACTaagattcgcttgactaaatccgTCCAAATTCTCGCCATAACCACCATTGGTGGGTCCTTCGAGAGGTTGTCACATCACCGGTCTCCGAGGTCAAATGATATTTCAGGAAGCTTTCTAAGAGAAGGCCTTTTCCCGGCTATAATGGCAAGTACCTTAGCATCTTTCTTCACTTTGGACTTTGATTTTGGTGTGGCGTTCCTATCGACCACCACATTCACTATTACTAATGGAGTCGTGTTCGGATTTTCGAAAACTTGTTGCTTTGGCTTGACAGTCCTACCTGTTTTTCTTTGAAATGCtgcctttcttttcttcttgattcTTGGATGAACCGCAAAAATTCATTTAAATGttgaataatattttattatgttATTTACATAAATTAAAACTAGAAAAAATATAACAAATGAATAACAATAATAGTTCACCTAACAATTATGAAATGATATTATTCTGTAAATGAATGAATAATAATTAACATTAAATACTTTTATAGCATAAGAGGTTATAAGCACAAaagagtttgaaaaaaaaaatcataacaaaGATAGATGGAACAAACTCTTGTTGTGGTATATGAAAATTGATAGGAGTAGTAAAGCACTATTTTATGCAAGAGTCACAATCAGAcaatttgttgttgttgtaataCAAATTCGAATCCCGTCGTTTTATTAGGAGTGTTcaaatttaaattgattaaattacattaatttaGATTTGATTATATTTACAATGAAAATCATATACTTTAATTTGGGTTGAATTGTTTTTCCTTAAAAGTTTATCAAAACCGCATTACTAGTTCATCAATAATTGTCGCATTTTGTAAAAGATTGTATTTTAATGTTTTATATATGTTTGTGAGTATTTTTCAAAAAGCATTTTTAATGACAACAATTTTAATATTACCACCAAACATATATATTTTCAAGTGTATTTTACTttctaatttgatttaaaataaaaaatctaattttaataaaaataatataatttaattgattatatgtattaaattttaatttttaaaaaatattttaaaaaatattttttgacatTTTTATTTAAGGGACTCCTCTCCTTAAATATATGCGCATATAGGGGGTGGTGTGGTTCTTACAAGCGAGTTATGTGGGTCCTCGTAATACCAGCCATTTACAAATGCCGCAAATATTCCCTGGGCTGCCATCACAAACACAAGCATTGCATTCATTCCTATCCACTCCAAGAACAAGAATGGAGTACGAATTCCCCAAATGTCGATCTGTTTCATCATCACCAAGTAGTGTTAATTTTAAGGAATAGAATCCCAAGTTGAAATAATAATTTAATGAGAACAATAATTAATTAGTCACCACTATGTAGAGCCCAGAGAAAACAATTCCAGCAGCACCAGCTGTGAAACAAACATAGCTGAAGCTGTACAGTTGCTTGTTAATTGGAATAGCTGCATTTCGTTATAATTTAGATGGAGATTAAAATCCTTTCTTAGTTGAGTTTAATTCGGTTTAATTTTCGCACAGTTATTATAATATCAATCAATATTTACTAACACCAGACATTAGTCACGTATAAAAAGTATGAAGTGATCACAgaattaaaaaagatttaatcATTCTGTCGGTCTCTATTATTtcattaaatatttaattaaatgaatattttattaattctaattttttttcatgataaaatcttaattataaaatttaatataatataagaatttaataaaaaaaacatataaGAGCTTAATTGAAAATTTAGTGAAACGAAAATTTAGTGAAACAAAGCCCATTTCGTTTATATATGATGCATATTGCACAAGCTGTTTATTACCATTAGTGAAGTGAAGGATGATGGCTATAATGAGTAAAACAAAGCCCATTGAGACCCATTGCTTAAGCCTCTCCCGATGACCCTGTAATATTTTTTCACCATAGTATATAGAGGCCTTTGTTCAATTAATTGAATTTACATATATAGCAGAATTTAAGGTAGAATTTTGTAACCTTGAAGTTGATCAAGACGTGTCCATAATGGATACCAATGGTGCCAGACATGATAGCAGATATGGAACTAATTCAAACAAATattaaaaatgttattaaaaatagaaaataaaaaagctatatatatatagagttATATACGATGAATAAAAAAGTAGAATATATCATGAAACcacttataaaaaaaaattaaactcttagtAGAAATATATAacacaatataaaaataaacctCAATAAACCCTCGGGCTCAAATGGAGCGTGACACCAACTTGGAGCATCTTGGCGAAATGGACCTGTGTCTGGAGAACTCAGTGTGCATGCCTGTTATATATTCATCAAATTGTGTGCAATTCCAAATTTAATCACCAatcataatttttcttttaatctttgctttctatTAACTTTACCACCAATCGTTTGGTTCTTAATGTTGGATTGCTAAAATAGTTATTTTAGGTTATAGCATAATTTGAAACAGATAAGTATAAATATAAAGGTTTACCGATTTCTGGTCTTTGTAGCACGGGTGGTGTTACTAGGATCGTTTTGAGCTCAGAAAATGCTTTCTCGCCTTCCTCTGTCCAATGAAATTTTTTGTTCTTCGATATTGTTTGGAAGAGGTGATATGCTCGGCTCGATGCAGCGGGTAGGAATCGGGATAGCGCAGCTATCCTTCCTGcaagttgttgtacctcttttatCGTTTTAGGGCTTTCCATGTTGAGTATTGCTAAACATTTTTCAGGGTTCGCCTCGATTCCTCGCGATGTGAGCATGAATCCGAGAAACTTTCCCCCCTTTACTCCGAAGGCGCATTTCTCGGGGTTCAGTCTCATATTGTAATTTCGTAGTTGGCCAAATATTTCCTTGAGGTCTTCACAGTGCGATTTTTCTCTCTTGGTTTTCGCGACCATGTCGTCCACATATATCTCCATGTTGCGTCCTATTTGGTGATGGAAGACCTTGTCCATCAAGCGTTGATAGGTCGCACCTGCATTCTTTAAGCCAAATGGCATTACTCGATAACAAAAGTTTCCATATTCGGTTATGAATGCTGTCTTGCTTTGATCTTCAGGATGCATGAGTATTTGATTATAccccgagtatgcatccatgaagcttaaGCTTTCGAAACCTGAAGCGTTGTCTACAAGCTTATCAATGCATGGTAAGGGGTAAGCATCTTTAGGACATGCTTTGTTTAAATCTGTAaaatcgacgcacatgcgccatttacctgagtttttccttaccattaccacattcGAGAGCCATGTGGTGAAGCGGATTTCTCTGATAAAGTTGGCTTGTAAGAGTTTACTGGTCTCTTCTAGGGCTGCTTTTGATTTCTCTGTTCCTAGGTTTCTTTTCTTCTGAGCTATGGGTCGGCTCGTAAGATTGGTGGCGAGTTTGTGACAGATGATCTCCGGACTTATGCCCGGCATATCTGCTGGTGTCCAGGCGAATAAGTCTGCGTTGGCTCTTAGCAGCTTTACGAGGTCCGACCTTTCCTGCCCTTGTAGTGCTTGACCTATGTATGTTACTTGCTCTGGTTTGGATGTCAGTTGAATTTTCTGGAGTTCGTCAGTTGGTTGTGGTCTCTCTTGTGTGTCTCCCCTGGGGTCGAGTTCGGCTAGGGAGAGGACTTCCTCTCTGGTTTGTATCGCTTTGATCTCATGTTGTCTTTCTCTGTTATCCGACCTTTTCAAGCAAGAGTTGTAACACTGCCGAGCTTGTTGGCGGTCTGAGTGGATTGTTGCTATTCTTCCGTCCTGTGCCTGAAATTTAACACATAGGTGGAAAGTTGATATTACTGCTCTGAACATGTTCAGAGCAGGTCTCCCAAGGATAATGTTATAAGGACTATTGCAATCGACAATCAGGTATTGTATATCAAGTGTTCGGGATGATGCGTTTTCACCTATTGTCGTTTTAAGCCATATGTAACCTTTTATTGGTACCCTTTCTCCGGAGAATCCTACCAGTTCTCCGGAGGAGGGTTTTATGAGTTTTTCAGATAAGTTCATCTTTAAAAAGGTAGAATAAAAGAGTACGTCTGCGCTGCTACCTGGGTCCAGAAGGACCTTTCTTACCAGTAGGTCGCCTGTCTGGATAGAAATTACGACCGGGTCGTCCAGGTGTGGGGCGGCCGAGCACATATCTGCTTTATTGAAGGTGATCTCTAAATCTGGTGCGTCGCTCTTGTTTGGAGGTGAGGTTCCTTCTATGGCTAGCATGGCTCGGTAACTTCGTTTCCTGGCCGATGTTGTCTCGCCACCTCCAGCGAATCCTCCGGAGATGCAGTTTATGACTGCCTTTGGTAGGTTATTGCCCGGCCATTTTTCCTTGTTTACTGAGGTCGGTTGTCTTTCTTCCCTGCCTCGGTCGTCTTCCTTATGCTTCCTCCCTTCAATGTACTTGTCTAATAGGCCTTGTCGTGCAAGCCTTTCCAAAAGGTCTTTGGCTATTATGCATTCGTCGGTGGTGTGTCCGTATTTTTGGTGGAAAGCGCAATGTTTGCTTTTGTCTACGAACCTCTGGTCTTGGTAACTGCCTGCCCTTACTGGGGGTTTTATAATCTTGGCATTGAGTATTTCCTTGATTATCTTTTCCCTTCTTGTGTTGAATCTGGTGTAATTGTCAAATTTCGGAGTGAGCTTAAATGTTTTGCCGATCTCCTTGTTGTGGGTCGATCTCAATGATCGTTCCTCCTCCCTTATGGGTTTCctttccgttttgttggcctcgcgTAGTTCTTCGATTTCCATTTGTCCGGCCGCCCTTTCCCTGAACTCCTCCAGTGTTTTCGGTTTGGTGATGGCGATCGTTTCTCTGAATTTGCCCGGTCGGAGGCCGGCCTTGAGTGCGTGGAGGTGGACAGCCGGATCTAGGTCGGGTATTTCCATAGTCGCCTCTGCAAACCTGGTCAGGTAATCCTTTAGGCTCTCCTGTGGACCTTGGCGGATCGTGCCGAGGTAATCCGATCCATGGACGTATATTCTTGCTGCGGCGAAGTAATCAATGAAAGACTTCGCCAGCTCTTCGAAAGAAGAGATTGAACCTGCAGGTAGTTTCGAGAACCAAAGCAAAGCTGCTCCGTCAAGATACGTCGGGAAGGCTCTGCAAAGTACAGGTTCATTGTTAGGACCGTTAAAAAACATTATAGATTGAAATTTCTTAATGTGAGCCCGGGGGTCACCAATCCCCTTATATGGCTCAAGTGAGGAGGGGAGTGTGAAATGTTTTGGCATTTGAAAATTTGTTATTTCTTCGGAAAAAGGGTTGTCCAAGGTTAGTCTCTCCTTTGGTGGGTCAGCAATCAGCAGGTCAGGTGTGCCCTGGGAAGATCTTTTGGAATTTCCCTCGCCTATCTGGTTGGCGCTATTTCGTGCTGATAGTTCGGCTAATCTTTTGACTTCCGCTTGGAGTTCCGCCATTTGGGCCATAAGCTCGGCCTGTGTGAATTGAGGGACTCCGTTGTCAGCCATGACTGGGGCTCGTGCTATCCTGCGAAGAGAAACTCAAGAGGTAGAAATATAACAGGAAATCGTGGGGTTAGCGTTAtcgggccccacggtgggcgccaaatgttccgttCGGGTGATCCGAGGAGTAAGCTAGGCCTTGGGAGCTTGTTAGGTCTGGGCGAGCTTACACGTCCGCTGGGATCAGCGTGGCAAGGGTCCCCGGATGTCTCTGAAACACGGTGGAGGGAGTACCTGCAAAagcactccgatgcttaagtcagaaTGTGTATTTATCAGAGAAGAAAGAGTATTAAGAGAAGAGAATACTGTGTTCTCCAAGGACTGTGGTTTCTGTTTTTATAAGTGGGGTGTAAGTTAGTTGCGATACGAATGACCGGGATTGTTTGTTAGTATCTTTTTAGTTCCGAGGAATCGTCACGTGCTTCTTCTTAGTGTATCCTGTTGTGATGGGTTTCGGTTGGAGGATAAAGCTGACTCAGCCAGGAGTGATTGATGCCGAGATCTTAGATCGGTTACGGTACTAGGAGGGTGCACACGTCATTAGGTATACACCAAAATACATCGTAACTAATTTTAAtgtgtaaataatatttttgttgatCAAAATACTTAATTTAAATTTTACATTCTAAATAATAACCGAAGAAAATAACATAACTAACTAaatatttaaagaaaataaaaagaacttAAAATCGcacaaaatttatcaaaattacaCGTGCATTTAGAGTGGGTCNNNNNNNNNNNNNNNNNNNNNNNNNNNNNNNNNNNNNNNNNNNNNNNNNNNNNNNNNNNNNNNNNNNNNTTAATAGATATTTTttacacaaaaaatatataatttgtactTATATTGACTAAAATTTACATATATAAATTAAGAGtaatgctaggggccagcaacttttgtgatttgtaaccattAAATAGcaatcaatgatggttttaatggtgtgagattggtttgAAATTTCATCAAATGGCTTATTTTTCCTtgatggttacatgctggccagaatttaacaaagttgctggcctcttagacttttccataaattaataccgtttgtatttatatttttcaaagtttgtatatataaattaataaatttttttattaaaaaaaatttaatatttatgatAATCAATGGTtgattaaaaatactaaaaaaattccTGCCTTCAATcttatttaattatattgaaaaaagTAGTATAGTAGTGACCTTCAAGCGTCTCCAAACAGGTTGAGAGTAGAGATGGTTGACCCCCCAAACATGTCTATCAACATAGCCAACAGCGTTACATGCAGGACCTAGGTGTCCTCTCATTCCACATATCACCTAGTAATTAACAAATTAAGCTAATTAAGTTGgagaaaatatataataattaattaagttagagaTCGAGATCATGTATGCAAATATGTACTGTATATCTCTTGAGTGGTTTGTCATCATCAATATGATCCACGAAACTCCAATCTGAAACGTAGAGTGTGTAGGTTGTAATCATGTATATAAGGAATGCCACCAAGCCACCAAACCTGCCATTATACCAATGGAATTAATCAACATCTTTGAAGATAAATAACGTAAAagtaatatcaataataataaatagattAAATATTTAGATGGATCCTTTACGAATtttagatcaagcatttttttttcaataaatttttattattttaaaatctttaaaaattatTCTTGTAACACAGATTTAGTCACTTCATcactttcaattaaaattttaatatgtatGTATTTTTGTTATGATAAGATAAACAAACTCATTTTAAAACAACAAAAGAAGTAATTGATAATAATAATTCTCAAAAACTTTTAGAATAATAGAAGTATCCCACAGAAAATTTTGTAAGGATCAATTTAGATACTTAAACTAATAACTATAATTCAATATATATGTGTTGTGGATGGTCTTTAATTTGTCACCATTGCCATTTGTAGGCAGTAAAAATGGATAGATGTCCAGGAGTGAAGGTAGTGGGTCTAAGCTTCGTGGTGAAGGTTTCTATTAAAGCGACAATACAGTATATAAGAGCTATTCTCTGCAAAAACACACACACTgtgttagatttttcttttaattttatttaatttcttcacTTTTTTAATTATGAAACATGCATTTCAGTAAATTTAATTGGTCATAATACCTGAAGAATGCCACACCATCTGATAAATTTTATGTTTACTCCGTATACAAGGTCGTCGGGCGCATGAGAGTATCCACCTATGTCATAAAAACAAATTCATAACTGTACCAAAATTTATTTGTATTTGTGTATATATTatatcctaaatatttttaaacataaaagaagtaaaaatttctgaatatttatatataaattatgttTATACTATTAACTAGAATAGACGTTAAAACGAAAGTTTTAGAGATTATTGAGGAGTTCTTATATATGTACGATTTACCTTGCAAAAGTATGCCCCAGAAAAGAAGCTTCAATGTCCTAAGGAGTATCTTCTTTACTGCATACCTTATCTTGGGGATTCTCTGCATTATCATAATCAAAGTCTTATGTGAATAAATTAACATTTAAAATGTTATATTTTTACTttacatattttaattttattcttcacGTTTAAgatagttaaaaacaaaaaatagtacgaataaaatatgagataaaaatagtccaaatattaagaaaaagataaaaactcAAAATAGATTAGAAAACTTTAAGACGGGAAAAGACAAGAAGAGAGTGATGAATTAGTAAAGTTACTTTGAGTGCAAGGGCAATGGCAACCCCaacaatgaaaagaaaaaaaggcaTAACGAAATCCGCCAAAGTACATCCATCCCATGGAGAGTGATCAATCCGAGGATAAGCTCCACCAGCATCGTCTACCAGTATCATCAACTATATACATATAATTGTCAAATTaactacaaaaaaataattaatacaaGTTAATTATTAATGACTTCAAAGAGTTATGCTAAGTGTAcattaaaatcagccactaaaatcagtcattagtataaaatatatgctagaatataaatacatattgaaaataaattaaaccacatatgtttatacacaaatatattaataattaattttagtggcTGACTTTGgtatacaaataacatttttataCTTGAAATTAAACCACCCATCACACACTTAGCTTGTTGACTATATATTAATTAGTACTAACCACTATGGTGAGACCCCTAAAGGCATCAAGTGTTGCAACCCGCTTTGTCTTCTGCTTAACACCAATTACTTCCATTATTATTCTCTCTTTGCCATGCTCAGTTGTAGAATCATTAATATCGTTCTTAACTACCTCTTCCTGCCTCTTATCCATTGGTGAATTATTTCTGAGTCCTTCTTCCATTCtctttgctgcttcttcttcatccaTCATATCGATCAACAAGAGTAAGTGATGATGTATGTGGTCTTGTGATCCACTCTTCTTTGGTGCAAAATATATAATAGAGATTAGGTGGAACTAATAATGAATTCATTTATTAAAGGAgagatttaaatgtatttttattattattaNNNNNNCCGGCTCAGTAATCTCTAGGCCTTGTGCTATATAGTATAAATAAGTCAAATTGTGGGTTGAAATTGTGGTAGCAACATTACATACAGAAGAGACAGACGAATGGCTTTGTAGAGAAAGACAGAAACCAGGCCCATATTCTAATCATGTGTTGGAACTTGGAAGTGTTAAGATTAGATTAAGAAATTACAAAAGCAAGTCATCCTCCTGCCTTTACTTTGTTTTTTCTTGTTGCTCCCTTATTTTATCTGTAAACTATGCATGATGTCttgttttctctctctctaacaAGGTCGTGACAACAATGAGGAGGAGTGGTTTAGATAAAGatgtttgaaatatttttttaaaaataattttaaataattaaaatttaatacatataattgattaaactatattatttttatcaaaattagataaaataaattgatttggctCAAAAATTAGTANNNNNNNNNNNNNTTTAATCATTTTCTATAATAGGATTATtatagtcattttctataaaaaaaaaaatattaatttagattggTTCAAGGTTTGGTTTATCGATTTTTCAGTCAAATcagtttgtttgatttaattttgataaaaataatatagTTTGATCGATTATATGTAGTAAAACTTTTACAGACATATTATTGTAGGAGATTTTTTTCTTATAGTTTTTCTTTTGGCTTTTGAGTTTTTGCACTATAAAAAAGTATCATTCACTCTCCATTAAGAGATGTTATGCAATAATCAGTATAAAAGAATTTCTCACTGTAGCAGGCAAGGTTTTAGAAACCGAATCAATTATTATTGAACcagtaaaattataaatttaaaagtttaattgagattcaattgaagttaaaattaatataataaaataatatattcatgtataatatataatttgtttGAAAagtgattttttaattttatttgtttaaatCAATTAATCGTTAGAGAACCACATCAGTTTGACTGGTTAATTGGTTTTTGAATTAGTCTTTTCAGTTTTTTGACTAATTCATTGTCaactaattttttatctaaattgAATTGATATGTCGATCGATTTTTTATTTACTCAATTGAACCGATCAATTCAATGTGATTttcaaaactataaaaaaaaatccaagaatagaacaATTTTACAGACCTCAGAATAAAACAAAgcaatttcttattttttttaattttggtcaAATAGAGCAATTTTTTTTCTcaagagttaatttttttttatttggtcaACACTCCCTCATGACTCAATAGTGGTAGGCCTTCCTTTGAGTGCAACAAAGCAGACTAGGCCTGTTAGAAAATGAACAATAGCTAATATAGATCGGCTTAGAGTTGATAGTGTATGTTTATTTGCCAAGTTAAAGTACAGTTAGAGTACTGAattatttatatacaaaaaaCTCTACATCTATGTAAATAATTCATTCAAGCTATTCAAGTAATTTGTCTCACACACGCCTCTCTCATTCCCTGATTTGTTTGTCATATACGTACTACATATAACGTGAACCTTTTTTTTTGCTACTGCATGATAAATTTTCTGCTGCAACGTAGACCTTCTTCTCTGTTGCATgttttcgttcttcttcttcttcttctcttcttgcgttcttcttcttctttttcaacgtaataagaatttaaattttaatttttaacattaaatctttttctaaatcaaattttaaaatcttatcttttttaaatctgtttcaaatcttttttgtttcttatcttatcttttctaatttcaaattttaaaaatcaaatttttttgaattttttttaatttctcatcttatcttttcttatctttttaatttcaaattcaaatcttttcttatcttatcttttatcttattttaaattcaaatctctcttcttaattaattaactatcttctctctcttctttttcaaaactacctaactaactcttctctctctcaattttcaaaaactctatccttctctctcttctatttttgaaaatcactaactaattttcaattcattttaaattattaacttaatttttgaatttaattattaaataaaataaaaacaaaaatattttatttcttatttatctctttcttctcttttctatttatattattCGAACTCTTCTTGTCTCCCATCCtccatcttcacttttctatcttcttcttctttcttcacatctcaccgGAAGCTCTTTGGTCTAAGTAGCACAAAaagctttttttctttatttatttcttctttttttgtttatgACCAAGAACAGGAATAAAGAACCTCTCCTTTatcctaatcctgaacctgagaaagCTCTAAGGAGACGCTTACAATAAGCTagagcacaacactccagaagaaaCCTTTCAGAAAACTTTGAACAAGAAAag is a genomic window of Arachis ipaensis cultivar K30076 chromosome B06, Araip1.1, whole genome shotgun sequence containing:
- the LOC107648129 gene encoding heparan-alpha-glucosaminide N-acetyltransferase-like isoform X2 encodes the protein MLIYSHKTLIMIMQRIPKIRYAVKKILLRTLKLLFWGILLQGGYSHAPDDLVYGVNIKFIRWCGILQRIALIYCIVALIETFTTKLRPTTFTPGHLSIFTAYKWQWFGGLVAFLIYMITTYTLYVSDWSFVDHIDDDKPLKRYTVICGMRGHLGPACNAVGYVDRHVWGVNHLYSQPVWRRLKACTLSSPDTGPFRQDAPSWCHAPFEPEGLLSSISAIMSGTIGIHYGHVLINFKGHRERLKQWVSMGFVLLIIAIILHFTNAIPINKQLYSFSYVCFTAGAAGIVFSGLYIVIDIWGIRTPFLFLEWIGMNAMLVFVMAAQGIFAAFVNGWYYEDPHNSLVHWIKKHVFVNVWHSEKVGTILYVFFAEITFWAVVAGILHKFKIYWKL
- the LOC107648129 gene encoding heparan-alpha-glucosaminide N-acetyltransferase-like isoform X1 — its product is MMDEEEAAKRMEEGLRNNSPMDKRQEEVVKNDINDSTTEHGKERIIMEVIGVKQKTKRVATLDAFRGLTIVLMILVDDAGGAYPRIDHSPWDGCTLADFVMPFFLFIVGVAIALALKRIPKIRYAVKKILLRTLKLLFWGILLQGGYSHAPDDLVYGVNIKFIRWCGILQRIALIYCIVALIETFTTKLRPTTFTPGHLSIFTAYKWQWFGGLVAFLIYMITTYTLYVSDWSFVDHIDDDKPLKRYTVICGMRGHLGPACNAVGYVDRHVWGVNHLYSQPVWRRLKACTLSSPDTGPFRQDAPSWCHAPFEPEGLLSSISAIMSGTIGIHYGHVLINFKGHRERLKQWVSMGFVLLIIAIILHFTNAIPINKQLYSFSYVCFTAGAAGIVFSGLYIVIDIWGIRTPFLFLEWIGMNAMLVFVMAAQGIFAAFVNGWYYEDPHNSLVHWIKKHVFVNVWHSEKVGTILYVFFAEITFWAVVAGILHKFKIYWKL